A genomic region of Salvia splendens isolate huo1 unplaced genomic scaffold, SspV2 ctg374, whole genome shotgun sequence contains the following coding sequences:
- the LOC121789960 gene encoding cysteine proteinase inhibitor 6-like translates to MQLTMTHLCFFFLFLLGAHSLSSSLSHSDLGFCSDQPTDNMATLGAPRDSNSDVHSLAKFAVDHHNNKENMLLELVRVVKAQEQVVAGTIHHLTLEVTDAGKKKLYEAKIWVKPWEDFMQLQEFKHVGDVPSFTPSDLGAKKEDDVPGWKSVPVHDPVVQDAAHHAVKTIQERSNSLLPYELSEIVHANAEVVESSAKFAMLLKVKRGGKEEKFKVEVHKNDEGGFQLNKMDADH, encoded by the exons ATGCAATTGACAATGACACACCTCTgtttcttcttccttttcttaCTCGGTGCCCAttccctctcttcctctctttcCCATTCCGATTTAGGGTTTTGCTCCGATCAACCCACCGATAACATGGCTACTCTCGGCGCTCCACGCGATTCCAACTCCGATGTCCACTCTCTCGCCAAATTTGCCGTTGATCACCACAACAATAAAGAG AATATGCTGCTTGAGCTAGTCAGGGTCGTCAAGGCGCAAGAGCAAGTGGTCGCTGGCACGATCCATCACCTTACCCTCGAAGTTACCGACGCCGGGAAGAAGAAACTGTATGAGGCCAAAATCTGGGTTAAACCATGGGAGGATTTTATGCAGCTTCAAGAGTTCAAACATGTTGGCGATGTTCCTTCCTTTACTCCATCCGATCTCGGTGCTAAGAAGG AAGACGATGTGCCTGGCTGGAAATCAGTGCCGGTGCATGATCCTGTTGTTCAAGATGCTGCTCACCATGCTGTCAAGACCATCCAGGAGAGATCTAACTCTTTACTTCCTTATGAACTTAGTGAGATTGTACACGCTAATGCAGAG GTTGTTGAATCATCTGCCAAATTTGCCATGCTTCTGAAAGTGAAGAGAGGTGGTAAAGAGGAGAAGTTTAAGGTTGAGGTGCATAAGAACGATGAAGGTGGTTTCCAATTGAATAAGATGGATGCTGATCACTAA